Genomic window (Leisingera methylohalidivorans DSM 14336):
GCATTGTCGATGCCGGAGGCGCCCGCCCCGAGCCGCGGGTGGTCAAGGACTTCAATGCCGCCGACATCTCCAACCAGCCGTTCGGCTGGAACCTGCCCAACTGGCTCTTGCGGCGCGAGATGATGGCCCGGCTGGACGGCATGTCCAATGTTGATTTGCGTTTCGGCACCGGCACCGCCGGGCTGTTCACCCGTACCGATGAGGCGCGCGTCACCCTTAGCGACGGCAGCCTGGTGACAGCCAAACTGGTGGTGGCCTGCGACGGGCGCACTTCGCCGATGCGCGAGGCGGCGGGCATTCCGGTGAAAACCACCCGTTACGGTCAAAAAGCGCTGGCCTTCGCAGTCACCCACCCGGTGCCGCACGAAAATGTCTCTACCGAGATCCATCGCTCCGGTGGGCCGTTCACTCTGGTGCCGCTGCCCGATCATCTGGGCCAGCCGTCCTCTGCGATTGTCTGGATGGAACGGGGTCCCAGAGCGCAGGAGCTGCTGAATCTGGAACCCGCCGCCTTTGAGGCGGCCATGACTGACCGCAGCTGCGGATTGTTCGGCGACCTGAAGCTGGCGTCGCGCCGCACTATCTGGCCGATTATCAGCCAGTCGGCGGAGCGGCTCAACGGCGAACGGCTGGCGCTGATGGCCGAGGCCGCTCATGTGGTGCCGCCAATCGGCGCGCAGGGACTGAATATGTCGCTGAGCGATTTGCGCAGCCTGCTGGAACTGGCCGTCGCCCGCCCCGAAGGCCTGGGCGATGCGCAGATGCTGGCGGCCTACCACAAGGCACGCCACAGCGAGATCATGCTGCGCGTCAAAGGCATCGATCTGCTCAATCGCACTT
Coding sequences:
- a CDS encoding UbiH/UbiF family hydroxylase, which gives rise to MADTCDILISGGGIAGLTAAAAFASSGFSVICADPAPPVTDRDAAGSDLRTTAFLQPAQALLERCGIWARLADHAAPLQIMRIVDAGGARPEPRVVKDFNAADISNQPFGWNLPNWLLRREMMARLDGMSNVDLRFGTGTAGLFTRTDEARVTLSDGSLVTAKLVVACDGRTSPMREAAGIPVKTTRYGQKALAFAVTHPVPHENVSTEIHRSGGPFTLVPLPDHLGQPSSAIVWMERGPRAQELLNLEPAAFEAAMTDRSCGLFGDLKLASRRTIWPIISQSAERLNGERLALMAEAAHVVPPIGAQGLNMSLSDLRSLLELAVARPEGLGDAQMLAAYHKARHSEIMLRVKGIDLLNRTSMLAPRPLRDLRAFGLNALYSLAPVRKTLMQMGLGVK